TCAAGCACTATCATCTTGTCATATTCTGCGATAATATAGCTAAGTTGCAAGGCTAAGGTGCCTCCATCGACGAAATTTAAACTGTGATTTGGATGGGTAAATTTATAATTTTTCTCCAAAAGTTTGCAAAGATGAACGCCTATGCCTTCATCTGCAAACATAATATTTCCTATACCAAGGATAAGAAATTTCAATTTTTCTCTTCTTTAACAAATTTATAACCGCTAACTATAGCATCGATCGCACCATCTTTACCTTTAATCGCATTGAAAAATGCCATATAGATATGAATGGGCACAAAGATTAAAATAACCCACATTAAAATTCTATGGTAAGTTCTAACATCAGCTAAACCTCCAAGAGCGGCCTCTAAAGGTCTTAACACTTCATACAACAATCCTCCCAAGCCCTCATGATAAGTATGAGTATAAAGAATCAATCCTGTTAGAATAATCCCCACCATAACAATATAAAAAAATACATAAGTTACAAATTGCAAAGGATTATAAACACCTTTTAAATGTGGATGTTTTCCCAAAAATAGATAAAATTTAATCTGCTCTATCCATAATTTTGGATTAAGCACATCCGCTATACTGATGCGCTCTTTGCGACTTATCTTATCGAAAAAGAAAAGATAAACTTTAAAAATCACACAAGCAATCAAAACAAAACCGACAGCTTGATGCACCATTCTGTATTTTGCTTGCATGAAATTAACCGGCTCGCCATTGCTTACAGGATTTTGAAAAACATAGGAAAGATAATATCCTGTTACAACCAAAATCACTATAGCAAAAGCTCTCACCCAATGTGTTAAACGCAAACCTATGCTAAATTCATATTCAGCCTTTCTTTGCAATTTTTCTTCTTTATTTTGCATAAAAGCCCCTTTATAAACTCGCGTTTACTTTGTATTCGCTTAGATTATTTCCCTTAGTATCCATTACATGCACCGCACAAGCAATACAAGGATCATAAGAGTGAATTTTTCTAATGATTTCAAGTGGTTGTTTTACATCAGCGATTTTTAATCCTATCAAACATTGCTCATAGCTTCCACCCACGCCATTAGCATCTTTTGGACTTGCATTCCAAGTAGAAGGAACAACTGCTTGCCAATTTTCTATCACTCCATTTTTAATCCTGCACCAATGACTTAGCGTTCCGCGTGGCACATGCCCCATATAGCGGCCTTTGTACTCTTTAGAATTATCGATCACATAAGGCGCACAAGTGCTCTCATCTACTTTTAAATTTTCTACTAAATTACGGAAAGCTTTTAAGGCATTATTAGCCACAATTTTTGCTTCCAAACAACGCGCAGCAGTTCTTCCAAGAGTGCTAAATACAGCATTTAAAGGAAGTCCTGTTTCTTTTAAAAACTCATCTACCACAGGAACAACATTTTGATTACCCTTAGCATAATTTACAACGATATTAGCCAAAGGTCCTACTTGCATAGGATTTCCTTCATAGCGTGGAGCTTTAATCCAGCTATATTTACCCTTAGTATCAAATACTTTAGAATGCACTGTATTTCCATGATGATCTACGCTTTCACCCTCTACAAGTCCTGTATAATTTGGATTTGTTTTACCATCATAAGGATGTAAAGGCTCATTATCTGCATACCAAGAATGAGTCGCTTCTTCAGTGATCTTATCTTCTTCTACTTCATATACCTTGCTTAAATCGCCATTTTTAATAATTCCACTTTCAAACAACCACTCATCTCTACCAAGCTGGAATTCTTGGAAAGTGTAAAGATTATTTACCCCAATATCGTTTAGCACACTAGGTTCGTTTGCATAAGCTTTTCCTGCCATAACAAGATCAGGATAATAAGCACGGTTAACAAAGTCTTGTACTTCTTTGAATTTTTCCATATACTCACCCATTCTAGCAGGGCTTAGCAAATCCATAACGCAAGTTACACCACCCACGGTTAAGCTTTGCGGATGAGGATTTTTAGCACCGAAGATAGCCATACATTGAGCTATGATTCTTTGAATTCTTAAACACTCTAAATAATGTGATAAAACGATCAAATTTTGTTCAGGACTTAAGCGATAAGTAGGATGACCATAATAAGCATTTGCAAAAGGTCCTAGATTTCCTTTATCTACAAAGGTTTTAAGTCTTTGTTGTACTTCAAGAAGTTTATCCGCTCCTGTTGCATAAGGCATTGAAGTATATTTAAAAGCCTCATCACTTGCTTTTTTAACATCAGCACTTAAAGCACTTACTACATCTGCCCAATCAAGTCCATGAAGTTGATAAAAATGCACGATATGATCGTGTAAGAAAAGTGCGGCATTCATTAAAGTTCTTGTTAAAAGCGCATTTAAAGGCGGAGTAATACCCAAAGCATTTTCAACCGCAACTATACCCGCTTTATAGTGAGAAAAAGTACAAACACCGCAAATTCTTTGGGTCATAAAGCCCGCATCTCTTGGATCGCGTCCTTTAACAATGGTTTCAATACCACGCCATAAAGTAGAACCCGCATAAGCTTCTTTAACCACATTGTTATCATCAACAACAACTTCAACTCTTAAGTGTCCTTCTATTCTTGTAATTGGATCTACTATTATCTTTTGACTCATGTATTTTATTCCTCATTTTTTTTCATAGATGCGATCACCGCATGTGCTGCAATAGCAACGCCTGTAAGCGTTAGAACACCTATACCTATTTTATCTGATACATTATCAGCCCCTAGCCCAAAAACAGTATCAAATTTACGACTTGCCATAGGCTCTTCAAAAGGCCCCATAGTATCCCAGAAATTTGGTTCAGAACAACCTATACAGCCATGTCCTGCTTGGATAGGCCAAGAAGTGTGCTGATTAAATCTTTCTCTAGAGCAGTTATTGAAAGTATAAGGACCCTTACAACCCACTTTATAAAGACAATAACCATTTTTTGCACCCTCATCGCCAAAGTTTTGTACAAATTCACCCGCATCAAAATGTCCGCGTCTTTCGCAAAGATCGTGAATTCTCAAACCATAAGCCCATTTTGGTCTATTATAAACATCAAGCGCAGGCAACTCGCCAAAAAGTAAGTAATGTAAAACATTTCCTACTATATTTTTTTCACTTGGCGGACAACCTGGGACATTAATAACCGTTTTGCTTGTTACCTTGCTTAGAGGTTGAGCATTGCTTGGGTTTGGTCTTGCAGCTTGAATTCCACCAAAGCTCGAACAGGTTCCTATCGCAAAAATAGCCAAAGCATTTTCACTTGCCACTTTAGAAAGCTCATAGCCACTCTTTCCATGTGGTCCTATGGTTAAAAATTTCTCTGTATCTCCCATAGGGATACCGCCTTCAACCATTAAAATATATTTGTTTTTATATTTTTCAATGGCACTTTCTAAATTTTCTTCAGCCTGCCAACCCGCTGCAGCCATAACGGTTTCATGGTATTCTAAAGAAATATAATCAAATATTAAACTATCAATAGTTGGAGTATCGCTTCTTAATAAACTCTCGCTACAACCCGTACATTCAGCCATATGAAGCCAAATCACAGGAAGTCTGTCTGCAAGTTCTGCAGCTTTTGCCACCATAGGGGTAAAACTCGCTGGCAATGCTAAAAATGCTGTCATCGCCCCTGCCCATTTCATAAAATCTCTTCTAGTAAAGCCGGATCTTTCTAAAGCTTTTGGTATAGAATTTTCAGGATTTAAAGAAGGAAGTTTCTCAAGTGCACTTAAACGGGACTCTATTTGATTATAATCAATCATTGAAATTCCTTAATTAATGTAATTTGTTCTACTTAATAATAAAACAAAGCAAATTAAAAATGTATTAAAATTTAAATTTCGATAGAAAAATATAAACAAAACTTAAAGATATATTAATAAAAGCTAAAAATTTATATCCCTTTCTTTAGCTTGCGAATCAAAAATCTTGCAGGGTGTATACAAGGAATAAATTTTTTAAATACCCCCAAAGGCTCTTCATTAATCAAAGCACAAAGATATCTTGCAGCTAAAACAGAGGTGCTAAAAGCTCTTGAACCATGAGCAAAATTAAGATATAAATTGGGGATATTTTGAGGCAAAGCCTGTGCCTTGTTTTTTGTCCATAATAAGGCTTTATATTCTTGCTTATAAAAAGCTTCATCATAAGCTGCCCCTACAATAGCAAACCTATCGCTAGAATAAGATCTAAAACCCACTCTAGAGCCTTTGATGATAATTTCCTCATCACCTTTTAAAAATTCTTGTATATTTTGCAAATTTTCTTCATCATCAGCTTTTTGTGGATTTGGATTTAAATTGAGCCTATCATAACTTGCACCAATAACTTGCAAATCCCCATCACTAGGACAAATATAAGCTTTTGAAGAAAGAGCAAACGCATTATCTAAAAAAGGCTTTAGATGAGTAATCTGTCCTCTAACCTTACTTAAAAGTATTCCATCATAAACTAAAAAATCCTTAGTATCAGCACCCATAGCATAGATTAAAATATCAAAATCTTGGATTGCTTTTTGGTTTTTAAAATGTAAAGTAAATTTGTCTTCTTGGTGTTGAAAAAAATCATATTCGTGATTAAAATACATTTTTGCTTGACTTTTTTCAAAAAGTGATTTTAAAATTTCTTTAGGCTTGATATGTCCGCCATCTTCCAAAAAAGCTTCATTCTTGTCAATCTTAAATAAAACATTATCTTTTTGGCTTATAAAACGCTCTTGCATTAAAGGAGTATGAGCAAATTCTATCACTCCGTTTAGATTTAAATTTAAAATTTGCTTATAAAAACGACTCGCCTCGACAAAAGCAAGTTGAGAAAATTCGCCCAAAGCAACATCAGGTTTTAAAATCAAAGAGCTTAAAATTCCACTTTCATTGCCACTTGCACCGCATCCTAAACTATCATTTTTTTCAAAAACACTGACTTCAAAATCACGCAAAGAAAGCTCATAAGCCAAAGTCGCACCACATATACCCGAGCCTATAATGGCTACTTTTTTGTTTTTATATAAACTTGGAATTCTTTGAAAATAAGCTTCTTTATCTAGGATTGGATTTTCTTTGCGTAAAAAAGCTTTGATCATCTCTCGCTTTCTAAAACCTTTAGTTTTTTGAACTTCAAAGCCATATTTTATAAGATTTTTTTGTAAAATACTCGAAGCAGAAAAGGTGCAAATTTGGGTATCAATCTTTGAAAGTCGAGCAACTTGAGCTATGAAATTTTCATCAAACATAGCTGAATTTTTACTCGGAGAAAAACCATCTAAAAACCAAACATCAGCATTAAAATCAAGCTCACTAAGAACAGCAATATCATCAAAGATTAAATCCAAAAAGCAGTCTTTGAAATAAAAGCGATAATATCCTTTTTTAGCCTTAGGATAAAACTTTAAAAAAGCTTCTAAAATTTCTTTAAATTCTTCATAAAATCCAAGCTTTTGATAAATTTCCCTAAGCTTGTCTTTTTCGATATAAAAACCCTCAACACTGACATAAAATAATTTTTTAGGACGCTTTTTTGCTTGAAGAAATCTTTTAAGAGTTAAAAAGAAATTAAGTCCTATACCAAAGCCACTTTCAGCTATGATAAATGTATCATTTTCTTTAAATTCAAAAGCCTCGCTATAAACAAATTTACTTTCATTTAAACCATCTTTTGAGTTAAAATAAAAATCATCAAAATCCAAAGAAAATGGAGTATTATCTTTAAAGATTAAATTAGCTTTTTTCATCTATTGTTATAAAAATAATTCTCCACACCATCAGCTATACCCTTAACCAAAGTGTCTTGAAAACTTTTATTTGCGATTCTTTTTCCTTCACTTGGATGAGTAATGTATCCGATTTCTATCAAAATAGCAGGCATTTGAGCCCCAACAAGAACCCAAAAAGGAGCTTCTCTTACTCCACCATCAACAATTTTATATTTCTTGCGAGTTTGGGTTAAGATATTTTTTTGCACATCGATAGCAAGTTTGTTTGAAGCCACAATCTTTTCTCTGTTTAAGAAATTTAAAATGCTTTGTTTTGAAAAATAATTAATCTCTTCAAAATCACCTTGATTTTCTTTTTCGGCAGCCTTTTTACTTCTTTCACTTCTAGCAGGACTTAGGAAAAAAGTCTCCACACCTTCACTGCTTTTTGCCCTTGATGCACTAGGCGCTGCATTCGCATGGATAGATAAAAACAAATCCGCCCTTTTATCATTAGCATACTTTGTTCTATCTCTAAGATTGATAAATTTATCTGAACTTCTTGTATAAAGTACTTTATAACCGCGTTTTTTAAGCTCATTTCCAAGCTTTAAAGTCGTACTTAGAACTATATCTTTTTCTTTTAAAGTGCCCTTTTTATCACTTAAAGCACCGCTATCCTTACCTCCATGTCCCGCATCAAGCACTATGAGCTTATCGGATTTGAAATTAGAATTTAAAACATTTTTATTGCTAGTTTTTGAAGTGCTTTTACTTGAAACAGAAGTGTTTTTACTTACACTACCACCAAAGCCTAAAGTCAAATTTTTGCCATCTAATTCTTTAAAAAGTTTAAATTCCTTAGGTGAACTAAGTACAATGCGAACTGTTTTTGGATTATACTGAGTAACTGTAACAGCATTTTGCCCAAAAGTAAAATTCTTGCGACTACCTTCTAAAATTCCTTGAAAGCTCACTACTTGTCTAAAGAATTTTTGATCTTTTGTGCTAAAACTTGTAATATCTTTTTCATCAAGCTCATCACTTAAATTTAAAACAACAGAATTAGAACTTTTATCTACATCTAAAACATATAAAGGTTCATCATCTGCTTGCTCTTTTTTAGTATTTGTTTTAGCTTCTTGAGTTTTAACTTGCTTAGGCTCTTGTTTTGCAACTACTTTATCACTTTCTTGTTTTACTGCTGTCTTTGTTTCTTGTTTAGCAGGAATATTTTTTTGAACAGGTTGTGATTTTTTAGAAATATTTATTTTTTCATCTTCAAAATCAAACTCTATAGGAATTTTTTCCTTAGCATAAGCAACAATACGAATAGTTTTTGGATTGTATTGCGAAATCACTATGCGGTAATCATCAAATTTATATTCTTTTCTTCCACCTTCTAAAACACCTTCAAAATCACTGATATAACGATAATTTCCCTTTTCATCCAATGCAAAACTTTTTATATCTTCTTGCTCTAAATTAGTATTTAAATCAAGCACCACTCCTTGACTTGTCTTACTTGATTTTAAAACATAAACCTTATCTACTTTTTTTGTCTGCTGGGGTTTATTGTTTTGCGTTTTTACAATTTCTTGTTTAGCTTGTTGGGGTTTTGGAGTGCTTTTAGGGGGATCAAAACTAGAAAGCTCGACATTTTTAGAACTAGACTGAAGTTTTTGTTTATCCTGAATAACTGCCTTTCTTAAAGCATTGATACTAGCTTTACCAACTCCGCTTTCTTCTAGTTCATTCGCATAAGATTTATCATCTAAATTTAAAGCATTGGAACTTATAATCAATCTTTTTAAAATTTCGATTTTAGTTTTTTCATCTTCATTAATTACACTTTGTATATAAAGACTTTTTAGCTGGTGATGAAATTTAACTTGAGCATCATTTTTTGACATAATGAAATTCTTATCAAAGTTAGCAAGCTCATTTTCATACGCCCCAAAACAAATACTAAAAAGCGCGATACAAAAAACTAAAATTCTAAGCATTATTCACCATTAACAAGTTTATCCATAAGCTCTTTAACACTGATTAATTTTTCTAAACGATAGCCATTAGCTCCTGTAAAAAATAATCCTGTTTCTTTTTTTCCCGACCATGCGTCAAAAAGTCTATCTGCTATACAATAACCCACCTTTGTTGCCTCTTTACCTCGGCCACATGGCGCTACACAATTACTGATACAATTGATCTTTGGTCCCATTCTTTTATCGACTAAATCAAGCAAATTAGTCCTTACTCCTCTTGCGGGATATCCTACTGGAGACTTGATAAGTTCTATATCTTCATTTTTACATGCAAGCAATACATTTTTAAACTCATCACTTGCATCACATTCAAAAGTGCCTATAAAACGAGTTCCCATTTGAACCCCACTAGCACCTAAAGAAATGGCATTTTCTATATCTTTTTTATCCCAAATTCCACCCGCTGCAATCACTGGAAAAGAACCCCAATTTTTAGCCTCTTCAACCACAGGTGCGATTAAATTCTCAAGTTGATAATTAGGATCTAAACACTGCTCATAGGTAAAACCTTGATGTCCACCGCTCTTAGGTCCTTCAAGCACAACAGCATCAGGCAGACGGTTATATCTGCTTTGCCATCTTTTACAGATGATTTTTAAAGCCTTAGGTGAAGAGATTATAGGAACTAAAGCAACATCAGGAAAATCTGCTGTAAATTCAGGTAAATTAGTAGGAAGTCCAGCGCCTGAAACTATAACATTAAAACCCACTTCACAAGCATCACGAGCAATTCTTGCATAATCATTACTTGCACATAAAATATTACAACCCAAAGGCGCATCACCGCATACTTTTCTTGCATTATTTATCAAAGTTTGCAAGCCTTCTCGTGAATAAAAATTTTCACTACCATAAGGCTTAGCATTCAGTTCTTTGCTAATATGGGTGCGATTTTCATAATATCCTGTTCCAACAGATGAGATAATACCAAGACCGCCATTTAATGACACTGCCGAAGCTAATTTATCCCAGCTTATACCAAGCCCCATTCCGCCTTGAAAAATGGGATATTTTATAGTGTGTTTTCCTATTTGAAGGGATTTTAAACTCATATATTCACCTTTAATTTTGCAAATTTTCTCTTACCTACTTGTAAAATATACTCCCCTGCACTAAGTTGCATTTGCTCATCGCTTACTTTTTGTGAATTTACACTCACTGCATTTGCATTAATGCTTCTTCTTGCTGCAGAGGTAGAATTTTCCAAACCGCATTCTACTAAAGCTTTAGCAAGCCAAATTTCGCCTTGTATCTCAAATTCTTTTATATCGCTTGGCAAAGCATTTCCACTATGCACGCTATCAAATTCGGCTTTTGCAGCCTTAGCACTTTCTTCATTGTGAAAACGCGCAGTAATCTCTAGTGCCAAATTTTCCTTAGCAAGCTTAGGATGCAAATTGCCACTAGAAATTTCTTTTTTCATATTTTCAATTTCTTCTAAACTTTTAGTACTTAAAAGCTCGTAATAACGCCACATTAACTCATCACTAATACTTAGAATTTTAGCATACATATCATTAGCTTTTTCTGTAACGCCGATATAATTTCCCAAGCTTTTACTCATTTTATTTACACCATCTAAACCCTCTAAAAGAGGCATCATCATCACAGCTTGTTCTTTTCCGGTATTATAAATTCTTTGCAGGGTTCTTCCCATTAAGAGGTTAAATTTTTGATCTGTTCCACCCATTTCTATATCACATTTTAAAGCTACACTATCGTATCCTTGGAGTAAAGGATATAAAAATTCACATATAGAAATAGGACTTTGTTCTTTAAAACGCTTTGTAAAATCATCGCGCTCTAGCATTCTTGCCACACTAAAGGTTGAAGTAAGCTCTACTATTCCAGCAGCTCCTAGTTCATTGAGCCATTGAGAATTAAATTTTAATTGCGTCTTTTGAGGATCTAAAATCTTAAATACCTGCTCTTCATAAGTTTTGGCATTTTTTAATACTTGTTCTTTATCAAGCTTTTTGCGTGTAACGCTTTTTCCACTAGGATCGCCAATTTGCCCTGTAAAATCACCGATTAAAAATTGAACTATAGCTCCGTGTTTTTGCAAATATGCCATTTTGGTTAAAACCACGCTATGGCCTAAATGTAAATCAGGTGCAGTAGGATCAAATCCCGCTTTTACGAAAAAATTTTCACCCTTTTCGTAATAATTTTTAATCAAATTTTCAACTCTTTCTTCATCGATGATTTCTGCACACCCTCGTTTGATTTCTGCAAGTATATTTTTTATATCCATTTTCCACCTTTTAGTTTAAGCTTCTTTATAAGCGTCATTTAATGAAGTAAAATCTAAAATTTTACAATAAGACTTCAATCTATCTCGGACATTATCAGGATTTATATTGTCAGGAATTTCTATCGTGATTTCAAAATAATCCACCACTGTATTAGTATCACTTGACAAACTAATCGTTAATAAATTAATCTGCATTTTAGCCAAAACTGCCAAAAACTCTGCTAAAATTCCTTTTTTATTTTCTAAAGAAAAAATTAATTTGTATGATTTAGGTATATTAGAATCCCATTTAATCAAAACCATGTCTTTATTATTATCTATCATTTTGTCTGCTCTATCACAGAGTTTATGATGAACTATAGCGTTTCCATTCTCGATAAATGCAAGCACAGCATCACCTCTTTTTGGATGGCAACAGTAATCAAAATCCACATTAGCAATTTTATGATTAGAATATAATAAAAAATTTCCAATTTTTTGTTCTTTGATTTCATATTTATCAAACCAATAAGACTTCTTAGCATATTTTTTAAGCCCATTGACTATATCTTTTAAATAAGCACTATCGCTAGCTACTTGTCGTATGCGCCTACCTAAATTCTCTTTTTCGATCCAATTTTCTATCTTATTCTTATCTACACTAAAAATAAAACTTAACATATTAATCGCGCTTAAAAGATTGATTTCTCTCATTTTTTGCTTGCAAAATTCTCTTATACTCGCTTTTGCTTTTCCTGTTTTTACACTATCAATCCAAGAGCAACGATAAAATCTATCATTGGAAGTTACAACCCGTACTATATCTCCATTTTTAAGCTCGGTTAAAAGGGGGACTTTTACACGATTAACATAAGCACTTTTTGCGTGAAGCCCTACTTTAGTATGTACTTCATAAGCAAAATCAAGCACGGTAGCCCCTCGCGGTAGGGTAAAAATTTCACCCTTTGGAGAATAAACAGCCACATCCTCTACATAAAGACTATCTTTTGCATACTCATAAAGCTCAATAGCATTATAATCTTCCGCGTTTTCAAGATTGTTTGTGCTTTGCATTGAAATATCAGCAAGCCAATCAAGTCGCGGAGCTACAACGCTTCCATCTTCTTTATATTTC
The window above is part of the Campylobacter coli genome. Proteins encoded here:
- a CDS encoding bifunctional (p)ppGpp synthetase/guanosine-3',5'-bis(diphosphate) 3'-pyrophosphohydrolase, which produces MKPVDEELLLEKLIEDIKNCRDLTRAKELLFSICQEDAIVEKAVDYCIKSHEGQVRKSGEPYAVHPILVASLVAFLSENKATILAALLHDVIEDTQCTEEELRDQFGSEVLKLVLGLTKIVEIREDNLIPSKSKKSLTKSALTFRNMLLASIEDVGVLVVKLCDRLHNMLTLDALREDKQKRISEETLVVYAPIAHRLGISSIKNYLEDLSFKYLMPDEYKLIDNYINSNDQQMQLGLNEFISKIELLFLSNGFRQGSFQIQKRIKHSYSIYLKMQRKGVGIEEVLDLLGVRILVENVSDCYLALGVLHTNFNPLVSRFKDYIALPKQNGYQTIHTTLFDTKNIIEAQIRTFDMHKIAEFGIAAHWKYKEDGSVVAPRLDWLADISMQSTNNLENAEDYNAIELYEYAKDSLYVEDVAVYSPKGEIFTLPRGATVLDFAYEVHTKVGLHAKSAYVNRVKVPLLTELKNGDIVRVVTSNDRFYRCSWIDSVKTGKAKASIREFCKQKMREINLLSAINMLSFIFSVDKNKIENWIEKENLGRRIRQVASDSAYLKDIVNGLKKYAKKSYWFDKYEIKEQKIGNFLLYSNHKIANVDFDYCCHPKRGDAVLAFIENGNAIVHHKLCDRADKMIDNNKDMVLIKWDSNIPKSYKLIFSLENKKGILAEFLAVLAKMQINLLTISLSSDTNTVVDYFEITIEIPDNINPDNVRDRLKSYCKILDFTSLNDAYKEA
- the tyrS gene encoding tyrosine--tRNA ligase, producing MDIKNILAEIKRGCAEIIDEERVENLIKNYYEKGENFFVKAGFDPTAPDLHLGHSVVLTKMAYLQKHGAIVQFLIGDFTGQIGDPSGKSVTRKKLDKEQVLKNAKTYEEQVFKILDPQKTQLKFNSQWLNELGAAGIVELTSTFSVARMLERDDFTKRFKEQSPISICEFLYPLLQGYDSVALKCDIEMGGTDQKFNLLMGRTLQRIYNTGKEQAVMMMPLLEGLDGVNKMSKSLGNYIGVTEKANDMYAKILSISDELMWRYYELLSTKSLEEIENMKKEISSGNLHPKLAKENLALEITARFHNEESAKAAKAEFDSVHSGNALPSDIKEFEIQGEIWLAKALVECGLENSTSAARRSINANAVSVNSQKVSDEQMQLSAGEYILQVGKRKFAKLKVNI
- a CDS encoding nitronate monooxygenase family protein → MSLKSLQIGKHTIKYPIFQGGMGLGISWDKLASAVSLNGGLGIISSVGTGYYENRTHISKELNAKPYGSENFYSREGLQTLINNARKVCGDAPLGCNILCASNDYARIARDACEVGFNVIVSGAGLPTNLPEFTADFPDVALVPIISSPKALKIICKRWQSRYNRLPDAVVLEGPKSGGHQGFTYEQCLDPNYQLENLIAPVVEEAKNWGSFPVIAAGGIWDKKDIENAISLGASGVQMGTRFIGTFECDASDEFKNVLLACKNEDIELIKSPVGYPARGVRTNLLDLVDKRMGPKINCISNCVAPCGRGKEATKVGYCIADRLFDAWSGKKETGLFFTGANGYRLEKLISVKELMDKLVNGE
- a CDS encoding nickel-dependent hydrogenase large subunit, with the protein product MSQKIIVDPITRIEGHLRVEVVVDDNNVVKEAYAGSTLWRGIETIVKGRDPRDAGFMTQRICGVCTFSHYKAGIVAVENALGITPPLNALLTRTLMNAALFLHDHIVHFYQLHGLDWADVVSALSADVKKASDEAFKYTSMPYATGADKLLEVQQRLKTFVDKGNLGPFANAYYGHPTYRLSPEQNLIVLSHYLECLRIQRIIAQCMAIFGAKNPHPQSLTVGGVTCVMDLLSPARMGEYMEKFKEVQDFVNRAYYPDLVMAGKAYANEPSVLNDIGVNNLYTFQEFQLGRDEWLFESGIIKNGDLSKVYEVEEDKITEEATHSWYADNEPLHPYDGKTNPNYTGLVEGESVDHHGNTVHSKVFDTKGKYSWIKAPRYEGNPMQVGPLANIVVNYAKGNQNVVPVVDEFLKETGLPLNAVFSTLGRTAARCLEAKIVANNALKAFRNLVENLKVDESTCAPYVIDNSKEYKGRYMGHVPRGTLSHWCRIKNGVIENWQAVVPSTWNASPKDANGVGGSYEQCLIGLKIADVKQPLEIIRKIHSYDPCIACAVHVMDTKGNNLSEYKVNASL
- the mnmC gene encoding bifunctional tRNA (5-methylaminomethyl-2-thiouridine)(34)-methyltransferase MnmD/FAD-dependent 5-carboxymethylaminomethyl-2-thiouridine(34) oxidoreductase MnmC; amino-acid sequence: MKKANLIFKDNTPFSLDFDDFYFNSKDGLNESKFVYSEAFEFKENDTFIIAESGFGIGLNFFLTLKRFLQAKKRPKKLFYVSVEGFYIEKDKLREIYQKLGFYEEFKEILEAFLKFYPKAKKGYYRFYFKDCFLDLIFDDIAVLSELDFNADVWFLDGFSPSKNSAMFDENFIAQVARLSKIDTQICTFSASSILQKNLIKYGFEVQKTKGFRKREMIKAFLRKENPILDKEAYFQRIPSLYKNKKVAIIGSGICGATLAYELSLRDFEVSVFEKNDSLGCGASGNESGILSSLILKPDVALGEFSQLAFVEASRFYKQILNLNLNGVIEFAHTPLMQERFISQKDNVLFKIDKNEAFLEDGGHIKPKEILKSLFEKSQAKMYFNHEYDFFQHQEDKFTLHFKNQKAIQDFDILIYAMGADTKDFLVYDGILLSKVRGQITHLKPFLDNAFALSSKAYICPSDGDLQVIGASYDRLNLNPNPQKADDEENLQNIQEFLKGDEEIIIKGSRVGFRSYSSDRFAIVGAAYDEAFYKQEYKALLWTKNKAQALPQNIPNLYLNFAHGSRAFSTSVLAARYLCALINEEPLGVFKKFIPCIHPARFLIRKLKKGI
- a CDS encoding N-acetylmuramoyl-L-alanine amidase, which translates into the protein MLRILVFCIALFSICFGAYENELANFDKNFIMSKNDAQVKFHHQLKSLYIQSVINEDEKTKIEILKRLIISSNALNLDDKSYANELEESGVGKASINALRKAVIQDKQKLQSSSKNVELSSFDPPKSTPKPQQAKQEIVKTQNNKPQQTKKVDKVYVLKSSKTSQGVVLDLNTNLEQEDIKSFALDEKGNYRYISDFEGVLEGGRKEYKFDDYRIVISQYNPKTIRIVAYAKEKIPIEFDFEDEKINISKKSQPVQKNIPAKQETKTAVKQESDKVVAKQEPKQVKTQEAKTNTKKEQADDEPLYVLDVDKSSNSVVLNLSDELDEKDITSFSTKDQKFFRQVVSFQGILEGSRKNFTFGQNAVTVTQYNPKTVRIVLSSPKEFKLFKELDGKNLTLGFGGSVSKNTSVSSKSTSKTSNKNVLNSNFKSDKLIVLDAGHGGKDSGALSDKKGTLKEKDIVLSTTLKLGNELKKRGYKVLYTRSSDKFINLRDRTKYANDKRADLFLSIHANAAPSASRAKSSEGVETFFLSPARSERSKKAAEKENQGDFEEINYFSKQSILNFLNREKIVASNKLAIDVQKNILTQTRKKYKIVDGGVREAPFWVLVGAQMPAILIEIGYITHPSEGKRIANKSFQDTLVKGIADGVENYFYNNR
- a CDS encoding hydrogenase small subunit, which encodes MIDYNQIESRLSALEKLPSLNPENSIPKALERSGFTRRDFMKWAGAMTAFLALPASFTPMVAKAAELADRLPVIWLHMAECTGCSESLLRSDTPTIDSLIFDYISLEYHETVMAAAGWQAEENLESAIEKYKNKYILMVEGGIPMGDTEKFLTIGPHGKSGYELSKVASENALAIFAIGTCSSFGGIQAARPNPSNAQPLSKVTSKTVINVPGCPPSEKNIVGNVLHYLLFGELPALDVYNRPKWAYGLRIHDLCERRGHFDAGEFVQNFGDEGAKNGYCLYKVGCKGPYTFNNCSRERFNQHTSWPIQAGHGCIGCSEPNFWDTMGPFEEPMASRKFDTVFGLGADNVSDKIGIGVLTLTGVAIAAHAVIASMKKNEE
- the cybH gene encoding Ni/Fe-hydrogenase, b-type cytochrome subunit; protein product: MQNKEEKLQRKAEYEFSIGLRLTHWVRAFAIVILVVTGYYLSYVFQNPVSNGEPVNFMQAKYRMVHQAVGFVLIACVIFKVYLFFFDKISRKERISIADVLNPKLWIEQIKFYLFLGKHPHLKGVYNPLQFVTYVFFYIVMVGIILTGLILYTHTYHEGLGGLLYEVLRPLEAALGGLADVRTYHRILMWVILIFVPIHIYMAFFNAIKGKDGAIDAIVSGYKFVKEEKN